In a genomic window of Allomeiothermus silvanus DSM 9946:
- the mltG gene encoding endolytic transglycosylase MltG translates to MLLFSLLAGVLGYLLWLSGPTGVQAQVRLERGQGALAVGRTLERAGLVRSGQLFAVYLRASGRDKLLKPGVYQLEGDGVRRLAIALTEEAQPLTVRLTFPEGWRMHQMALRLSQNGLPGEKFLELAEHPPADLRPSYVQSPTLEGFLFPATYTFPLDTTAREIIQAMLARFEQELTPEVRSRLAQEKLSVQQWVTLASIVQAEAAHPEEKPLIAGIFLNRLEAGMPLQADPTVAYGLGKALPELSRPAGDFASDTPYNTYRVAGLPPGAISNPGSEALRAVLEPQRTDARGRALFYFFHNRQGKLFVNPDFASHSRDLARYR, encoded by the coding sequence TTGCTGCTATTTAGCCTGCTGGCCGGGGTCTTGGGGTATCTGCTGTGGCTGTCGGGGCCAACCGGGGTGCAGGCGCAGGTGCGGCTCGAGCGGGGCCAGGGGGCGCTGGCGGTGGGCCGCACCCTGGAGCGGGCCGGGCTGGTGCGTTCGGGGCAGCTCTTTGCGGTGTATCTGCGGGCCTCGGGGCGGGACAAGCTGCTCAAGCCGGGGGTGTACCAACTCGAGGGGGACGGGGTGCGGCGGTTGGCGATCGCACTCACCGAGGAAGCCCAGCCCCTCACCGTGCGCCTGACCTTTCCCGAGGGCTGGCGCATGCACCAGATGGCCCTACGGCTTAGCCAAAATGGCCTGCCAGGAGAAAAATTCCTCGAACTGGCCGAACACCCACCCGCTGATCTGCGGCCCAGTTATGTTCAAAGCCCCACCCTCGAGGGCTTTTTGTTCCCCGCCACCTATACCTTCCCCCTGGACACCACTGCCCGTGAGATCATCCAGGCCATGCTGGCGCGTTTCGAGCAGGAGCTGACCCCCGAGGTACGAAGCCGCTTGGCCCAGGAGAAGCTCAGCGTGCAGCAGTGGGTCACGCTGGCTTCCATCGTTCAGGCTGAGGCCGCTCACCCCGAGGAGAAGCCGCTGATCGCGGGGATCTTCCTCAACCGGCTGGAGGCCGGAATGCCCCTGCAAGCGGATCCCACCGTGGCGTACGGATTAGGTAAGGCCCTCCCCGAGCTTTCCCGACCCGCGGGAGACTTTGCGAGCGATACCCCCTATAACACCTACCGGGTAGCTGGTTTGCCGCCCGGTGCCATAAGCAACCCTGGCTCCGAGGCCTTGCGGGCGGTGCTCGAGCCCCAGCGCACCGACGCACGGGGGAGGGCGCTTTTCTATTTCTTCCACAACCGCCAGGGCAAACTCTTTGTCAACCCCGATTTCGCTAGCCATAGCCGGGATCTGGCGCGGTACCGCTAA
- a CDS encoding type IV pilus twitching motility protein PilT, giving the protein MTFPELLAQLVSQGASDIHIHAGMPLMVRLHGRLQPIGQSKLTPQWTATLVDLMCDERQKVLFKQRYQVDIAYSLPGVARFRVNLFRQRGSVSAVMRVINSDEEKLKIVSLPQETIEYFRDQEKGLVLITGPTGSGKSTTLARILDEINRTHDKMIITIEDPIEYLHKPKKSVIVQRELGSDTLSFDEALIAAMRQDPDVIMIGEIRNYETAAAALEAAQTGHLVFSTMHTLDTVRTVNRMMDLFPPHEREVARILFAESLVGIVSQRLLKSKGGGRVAVTEILKGTLRIRDMIKDPAKTYGLYDALRESRLDGMQTFDDHLAELYGQDLLDYETAISHATSRQSFKVAAMRIDQERGQTTPTSGLTQVIEPAS; this is encoded by the coding sequence ATGACTTTCCCCGAGCTTCTCGCCCAACTCGTCTCCCAAGGGGCCTCCGACATCCACATCCACGCCGGGATGCCGCTCATGGTCCGGCTCCACGGGCGGTTGCAACCTATCGGTCAGAGCAAGCTCACTCCGCAGTGGACCGCTACCCTGGTGGATCTGATGTGCGACGAGCGCCAGAAGGTGCTGTTCAAGCAGAGGTATCAGGTGGACATAGCCTATAGCCTCCCCGGTGTGGCTCGTTTCCGGGTCAACCTCTTCCGGCAGCGGGGCTCGGTGAGCGCGGTGATGCGGGTCATCAACTCCGACGAGGAAAAGCTCAAGATCGTTTCCTTGCCCCAGGAGACGATCGAGTACTTCCGCGACCAGGAGAAGGGTTTGGTGCTGATCACCGGCCCCACGGGCTCGGGGAAGTCCACCACGCTGGCCCGCATCCTCGACGAAATCAACCGGACCCACGACAAGATGATCATCACCATCGAGGACCCCATCGAGTACTTGCACAAGCCCAAGAAGTCGGTGATCGTGCAACGCGAGCTGGGCTCGGACACGCTCTCCTTCGACGAGGCCCTGATCGCCGCCATGCGGCAAGATCCCGACGTGATCATGATCGGGGAAATCCGCAACTACGAGACCGCGGCGGCAGCGCTCGAGGCCGCCCAGACCGGCCACCTGGTCTTTTCCACCATGCACACCCTCGATACCGTGCGCACCGTGAACCGCATGATGGACCTGTTCCCCCCACATGAGCGCGAGGTGGCCCGGATCCTCTTCGCGGAGAGCTTGGTGGGCATCGTCTCGCAGCGGCTGCTCAAGAGCAAGGGAGGCGGGCGGGTGGCCGTCACGGAGATTCTCAAGGGCACGCTGCGAATCCGCGACATGATCAAAGACCCGGCCAAGACCTACGGCCTCTACGACGCCTTGCGCGAGTCGCGCCTGGACGGAATGCAGACCTTCGACGACCATCTGGCCGAACTCTACGGCCAAGACCTCCTCGACTACGAGACCGCCATTAGCCACGCCACCAGCCGCCAGAGCTTCAAGGTGGCCGCGATGCGCATTGACCAGGAGCGAGGCCAAACCACCCCCACCAGCGGGTTGACCCAGGTCATCGAGCCCGCTTCGTAA
- a CDS encoding 2-oxoisovalerate dehydrogenase E1 component subunit beta encodes MELIFEVRDAEGGFAARAIGEESIATHGQTWEELKANVLEAVRNYFGPGMTPRTVQLHYVRDELVLI; translated from the coding sequence ATGGAGTTGATCTTCGAAGTCCGTGATGCCGAAGGGGGGTTCGCCGCCCGCGCGATCGGTGAGGAAAGCATCGCCACCCACGGCCAGACCTGGGAGGAGCTTAAAGCTAATGTGCTCGAGGCCGTGCGCAACTACTTTGGCCCGGGCATGACTCCCCGCACGGTGCAGCTACACTACGTCCGCGACGAACTCGTTCTCATCTAG
- a CDS encoding Uma2 family endonuclease, protein MVTLEHQIVAPQKKRWTVDELLAMEKAGLLDPEKRIELLDGEVYEMPPTSEGHASSVDWLVRLFLKQFDERAVVRSQNPIRLDDEDLPLPDLALLEWKEDFYRQGHPRPENVYLVVEVSDATLWFDRSSKLKRYAKAGLREVWIVNLKDRQTEVFRDPSGEEYLTRFVVKPGESVAPLAFPDDPITPL, encoded by the coding sequence ATGGTCACGCTCGAGCATCAGATCGTCGCCCCGCAGAAAAAGCGGTGGACAGTGGATGAGCTGTTGGCGATGGAAAAGGCGGGCCTGCTCGACCCTGAAAAGCGCATCGAACTCCTGGATGGCGAGGTGTACGAGATGCCCCCCACTAGTGAAGGCCATGCAAGTAGCGTAGACTGGCTGGTTCGTTTATTCCTCAAGCAATTCGATGAGCGGGCGGTGGTGCGAAGCCAGAATCCCATACGCCTCGATGATGAAGACCTTCCCCTACCGGACTTGGCTCTTCTGGAATGGAAAGAAGATTTTTATCGTCAGGGGCACCCCAGACCGGAAAACGTTTATTTGGTGGTCGAGGTCTCGGATGCCACCCTTTGGTTTGACCGAAGCAGCAAGCTCAAACGTTATGCCAAAGCTGGGCTTCGTGAGGTCTGGATCGTCAACCTCAAAGACCGGCAGACCGAGGTTTTCCGCGACCCCTCGGGCGAAGAGTACCTGACCCGTTTTGTGGTCAAGCCAGGAGAATCGGTAGCACCGCTGGCCTTCCCCGATGATCCGATCACCCCGCTGTAA
- a CDS encoding IMP dehydrogenase, with product MDTTALDQLSHQALEQAQTAIASYPFPRLETYYTFADKSIIPTFLTRPFSRSQVNTRQLFYTLRGPQEIFPAFGASMSMMRSRFARDVWDGGNGGIHILPRVGLSDIERIQEVKASAPALVGVALGIHEDQAFLTELFQQPNLAFASIDIAHGANAAVLPVLAKIRAQGVESGIILGNVGSIEGFAYAYWLMKLSGFKHFAIKVGVGPGSVCTTRINTGVGVGQLSLLEEIYRFRNHAGYADAQIIADGGVNASGDFVKALAYSEGVMMGKFFASGSFEDEVLIKKDGHLEGVLLFGMASSLVTEKRNYIEGSSQTLRAFHKDAREAVSRLREGLQSAMTYVNATNLNEFRGNVRFALNSAAAITEAGVH from the coding sequence GTGGATACAACCGCGCTGGATCAGTTGTCGCATCAGGCCCTCGAGCAGGCCCAGACCGCCATCGCCAGCTATCCCTTCCCCCGCCTCGAGACCTACTACACCTTCGCCGACAAGTCCATCATCCCTACCTTCCTCACCCGTCCTTTCTCGCGCAGTCAGGTAAATACCCGGCAGCTTTTTTACACCCTGCGCGGCCCCCAGGAGATCTTCCCGGCCTTCGGCGCTTCCATGAGCATGATGCGCTCGAGGTTTGCTCGCGACGTGTGGGACGGAGGAAACGGCGGAATCCACATCCTGCCCAGGGTGGGCCTTTCCGATATAGAGCGCATCCAGGAGGTCAAAGCCAGCGCTCCGGCCTTGGTCGGGGTGGCCCTCGGCATCCACGAAGACCAGGCCTTCCTGACCGAGCTGTTCCAGCAGCCCAACCTGGCTTTCGCCTCGATTGATATCGCCCACGGGGCCAACGCGGCGGTGCTGCCGGTGCTGGCTAAAATCCGGGCCCAGGGCGTAGAAAGCGGGATCATCCTGGGCAATGTGGGCAGCATCGAGGGCTTTGCCTATGCCTACTGGCTGATGAAGCTCTCGGGGTTTAAGCACTTCGCCATCAAGGTGGGGGTGGGGCCAGGCTCGGTCTGCACGACGCGGATCAACACCGGGGTGGGGGTGGGGCAACTCTCGTTGCTCGAGGAGATCTACCGCTTCCGCAACCACGCCGGTTACGCCGACGCCCAGATCATCGCCGACGGCGGGGTGAATGCCTCGGGCGACTTCGTGAAGGCCCTGGCCTATAGCGAAGGGGTGATGATGGGCAAGTTCTTCGCCTCGGGGTCTTTCGAAGACGAGGTGCTGATCAAAAAGGACGGTCACCTCGAGGGGGTGTTGCTCTTCGGCATGGCCTCCTCGCTGGTGACCGAGAAGCGCAACTACATCGAGGGCTCCTCGCAGACCCTGCGGGCTTTTCACAAAGACGCGCGAGAGGCGGTCTCGAGGCTGCGCGAGGGTCTACAAAGCGCCATGACCTACGTGAACGCCACCAATCTCAACGAGTTCCGTGGCAACGTGCGCTTCGCCCTCAACTCGGCGGCAGCCATCACCGAGGCCGGGGTGCACTAA
- the rbsK gene encoding ribokinase produces MPDIIVVGSINMDLVVRVQRHPLPGETLLGSDYQTFPGGKGANQAVAAARAGGSVRMIGCLGSDSFGAQLLEGLLQDGIDTHWIKRVEGPSGVAFIVVNAQGQNSIIVAPGSNYRLLPEDLKAEVFRGAKVILLQLEVPLPTVLEAARRGKEAGTTVILNAAPARSLSADALHDVDLLVVNEFEAGIVLEQKAPQGIEEALAAAQSLRERVSSVVITLGAEGCVWADTSGQGYVPAFQVQPVDTTAAGDAFVGMLASRLAKGEALAPALRWASAAGALATTQEGAQPSLPTEAEVESFLAGRSSP; encoded by the coding sequence GTGCCAGACATCATCGTGGTGGGCAGCATCAATATGGATTTGGTGGTGCGTGTACAGCGTCACCCCCTCCCCGGCGAGACCCTGCTGGGCTCGGATTATCAGACTTTTCCCGGTGGGAAAGGAGCCAACCAGGCGGTGGCGGCGGCCCGAGCAGGTGGTTCAGTACGGATGATCGGATGCTTGGGGAGCGACAGCTTCGGCGCACAGCTCCTTGAGGGGCTCCTCCAAGACGGGATAGATACCCATTGGATCAAACGTGTGGAGGGCCCTAGCGGGGTCGCTTTCATCGTGGTGAACGCCCAGGGCCAAAACAGCATCATCGTGGCGCCGGGGAGCAACTATCGGCTCTTGCCGGAAGACCTGAAAGCCGAGGTGTTCCGGGGCGCAAAGGTAATCCTTCTGCAGCTCGAGGTTCCCCTTCCCACCGTGCTCGAGGCAGCCCGCCGAGGTAAAGAAGCGGGGACCACGGTGATCCTGAACGCCGCCCCAGCGCGAAGCCTAAGCGCCGATGCGCTTCACGACGTGGACCTGCTGGTGGTCAACGAGTTCGAGGCAGGGATCGTGCTGGAGCAAAAAGCGCCCCAGGGAATCGAGGAGGCTTTGGCGGCGGCGCAGAGTTTGCGCGAGCGAGTATCGAGCGTGGTCATCACCCTGGGGGCAGAGGGCTGTGTCTGGGCAGATACCAGCGGGCAAGGCTACGTCCCAGCCTTCCAGGTCCAGCCGGTAGATACGACGGCGGCCGGGGATGCCTTTGTGGGGATGCTAGCCAGCCGGTTAGCCAAGGGCGAAGCCCTGGCACCTGCCCTGCGTTGGGCTAGCGCCGCCGGAGCCCTGGCGACGACCCAGGAGGGGGCTCAGCCTTCGCTCCCCACAGAGGCCGAAGTGGAAAGCTTTCTGGCCGGGCGCTCGAGCCCGTAG
- the ruvX gene encoding Holliday junction resolvase RuvX, whose amino-acid sequence MKVAALDVGEARIGLAVGEVGSPWAFGRGYLVRRTPQADVLALRAFAERERVAKLIVGLPLRTDGTPSAQAARVLELVRALREAGLEVETLDERFTTQLGAQRLKEAPRRVRQEKGKLDEAAAVALLESYLERAR is encoded by the coding sequence ATGAAGGTCGCCGCTTTGGACGTAGGCGAGGCCCGCATTGGCCTGGCCGTGGGGGAGGTGGGCTCGCCGTGGGCCTTCGGGCGGGGCTACCTGGTGCGCCGGACGCCCCAGGCGGATGTGCTGGCGTTGCGAGCGTTCGCCGAGCGCGAACGGGTAGCCAAACTCATCGTGGGTTTGCCACTTCGTACCGACGGCACCCCCAGCGCTCAGGCCGCTAGGGTGCTCGAGCTGGTGAGGGCCTTGCGGGAAGCTGGGCTCGAGGTCGAGACCTTGGACGAGCGCTTTACCACCCAGCTGGGGGCGCAGCGGCTCAAGGAAGCACCCCGACGGGTGCGGCAGGAGAAAGGTAAACTGGACGAAGCCGCCGCGGTGGCCTTGCTGGAGAGCTATCTCGAGCGGGCTCGCTAG
- the alaS gene encoding alanine--tRNA ligase, translating into MTTAEIREKYLQFFQSKGHLRLPSFSVIPQDDPSLLFINAGMTPLKPYFLGKTPIFHTPEGEKISYRVTTCQKCVRTGDIENVGRTNRHQTVFEMLGNFSFGDYFKKEAILWAWEFLTDKRWLGLEPERIYVTIYEEDDEAFEYWTQDVGLPPERLHRFGADENFWPADAPSKGPNGPCGPCSEIYYDRGPEFGADTWADYYQTRESNRFVEIWNLVFPQYDRKDGGILEPLPKPNIDTGMGLARVAMVLQGVTDFYETDEFKPIIAKVVELSGVSYEGPSSLAHRVISEHARAVSFILSDGATFSNTGRGYVVRRLLRRAVRYGYLLGLREPFMHRLAAVVAEVMGGVYPELRENLESVQKQIRLEEERFFETLEQGVERLDALLSGLEPGDTLSGEEAFRLYDTYGFPLDLTLEIADERGIKVDTEGFQKALEEAQELARQRAAFDKDVFKRPNEALLAIARDSGGTVFVGYERTEETAQVKLLLAGNQSLDEAPAGTEVQVVLDRTPFYAEGGGQIGDFGVLEWAGGWAKVSTTQKNPDGIYLHLAKVEEGTLKAGTTVRALVDPHRRDTEKNHTATHLLHAALRAILGTHVRQAGSYVGPDRLRFDFTHPEPVSPRELARIELLVNRWIQGDFPVSYTYKPLEEAKKEGAMALFGEKYADVVRVVAVEGTADNVAAGTAISKELCGGCHVRRTGEIGMFVIRFEEAVSSGVRRIEALTGTGAVQYVRENLDVLQALSRELGVNPEGLPERLGKLQNEIKAREKEIERLRRELARAQLGGGTASALKEAGGYQYLAVRLEGLEVGALRSAADELLDKHKADLVAVGSGQNLVIKLSKEAQAKGLDAGAVMKRLTEAAGGRGGGKGALAQGGGFDLERAFAALEGALLSR; encoded by the coding sequence ATGACGACCGCCGAAATCCGCGAGAAATACCTGCAGTTCTTCCAGTCGAAGGGCCATCTTCGGCTTCCCTCCTTCAGCGTCATCCCCCAGGACGACCCCTCGCTTTTGTTCATCAACGCGGGCATGACCCCACTTAAACCCTACTTTCTGGGTAAGACCCCGATCTTTCACACCCCGGAAGGGGAGAAGATCTCTTACCGCGTCACCACCTGCCAGAAGTGCGTGCGTACGGGCGACATAGAAAACGTAGGCCGTACTAACCGGCACCAGACGGTCTTCGAGATGCTAGGAAACTTCAGCTTCGGGGACTACTTCAAGAAGGAAGCGATCCTTTGGGCCTGGGAGTTCCTGACCGACAAGCGGTGGTTGGGCCTCGAGCCGGAGCGCATCTATGTGACGATCTACGAGGAGGACGACGAGGCGTTTGAGTACTGGACCCAAGACGTCGGTTTGCCGCCGGAACGCCTACACCGCTTTGGTGCCGATGAGAATTTCTGGCCCGCCGACGCTCCCAGCAAAGGCCCCAACGGGCCCTGCGGGCCGTGCTCGGAGATCTACTACGACCGGGGGCCGGAGTTTGGCGCGGATACCTGGGCTGATTACTACCAGACCCGCGAGAGCAACCGTTTCGTGGAGATTTGGAACCTGGTCTTCCCCCAGTACGACCGCAAGGACGGAGGTATCCTCGAGCCTTTGCCCAAACCCAACATCGACACCGGGATGGGCCTGGCGCGGGTGGCGATGGTCTTGCAGGGCGTGACCGATTTCTACGAGACCGACGAGTTCAAACCCATCATCGCCAAGGTTGTAGAGCTGTCTGGGGTGAGCTACGAGGGGCCCTCTTCGCTAGCCCACCGGGTCATCAGCGAGCATGCCCGCGCGGTGAGCTTTATCCTCTCTGACGGGGCTACTTTCTCCAACACCGGGCGCGGCTATGTAGTGCGCCGCTTGCTGCGCCGAGCGGTGCGGTATGGCTATTTGCTGGGCTTGCGCGAGCCGTTTATGCACCGGCTAGCCGCGGTAGTAGCCGAGGTGATGGGCGGGGTCTACCCTGAGCTAAGGGAAAACCTCGAGAGCGTACAGAAGCAGATCCGGCTGGAGGAGGAGCGCTTCTTCGAGACCCTCGAGCAGGGCGTGGAGCGCTTGGACGCTTTGCTGTCAGGCCTCGAGCCCGGCGATACCCTCTCCGGCGAGGAGGCTTTCCGGCTGTACGACACCTACGGTTTCCCTCTCGACCTCACCCTCGAGATCGCTGATGAGCGCGGGATCAAAGTAGACACTGAAGGCTTTCAAAAGGCGCTCGAAGAGGCCCAGGAACTCGCCCGGCAGCGCGCGGCCTTTGACAAGGACGTATTCAAGCGGCCCAACGAGGCTCTACTGGCCATCGCCAGGGACTCTGGCGGCACGGTCTTCGTGGGCTACGAGCGCACCGAGGAGACCGCCCAGGTCAAGCTTTTGCTGGCAGGGAACCAGTCCTTGGACGAGGCCCCCGCCGGGACCGAGGTACAGGTGGTGCTTGACCGGACCCCCTTTTACGCCGAAGGCGGCGGACAGATTGGGGACTTCGGGGTGCTCGAGTGGGCCGGGGGCTGGGCCAAGGTTTCCACCACCCAGAAAAACCCCGATGGCATCTACCTCCACTTAGCTAAGGTAGAGGAGGGAACGCTCAAAGCGGGTACCACCGTGCGGGCTTTGGTAGACCCCCACCGCCGCGATACCGAGAAGAACCACACCGCTACCCACCTCCTGCACGCCGCCTTACGCGCGATCTTGGGAACCCACGTCCGCCAAGCGGGAAGCTACGTGGGGCCGGACCGGCTGCGCTTTGACTTCACCCACCCCGAGCCCGTAAGCCCCCGGGAGTTGGCTCGGATTGAACTGCTAGTGAACCGGTGGATCCAGGGAGACTTCCCGGTCAGTTATACCTACAAACCGCTCGAGGAGGCCAAAAAAGAAGGAGCCATGGCCCTATTCGGCGAGAAGTACGCCGACGTGGTGCGGGTGGTGGCGGTGGAAGGTACGGCGGACAACGTCGCTGCCGGGACAGCCATCTCCAAGGAGTTGTGCGGCGGTTGCCACGTGCGCCGCACGGGGGAGATTGGGATGTTCGTGATCCGCTTTGAGGAAGCGGTCTCGTCGGGGGTGCGCCGGATCGAGGCCCTCACCGGAACCGGGGCAGTCCAGTATGTGCGGGAGAACCTGGATGTGCTCCAGGCCCTCTCTCGCGAGCTAGGGGTGAACCCAGAGGGCCTGCCTGAGCGTTTAGGTAAGCTCCAAAACGAGATAAAAGCCCGCGAGAAGGAGATTGAGCGGCTCAGGCGGGAACTGGCCCGAGCCCAGCTGGGTGGCGGGACGGCTTCCGCGCTCAAGGAGGCGGGCGGCTACCAGTACTTGGCGGTGCGGCTCGAGGGCCTCGAGGTCGGGGCCTTGCGCTCTGCTGCCGATGAGCTGCTGGACAAGCACAAAGCGGACTTGGTGGCGGTGGGGTCGGGGCAGAACCTGGTCATTAAACTTTCCAAGGAGGCCCAGGCCAAGGGGCTCGACGCCGGGGCGGTGATGAAGCGGCTTACCGAGGCAGCAGGCGGGCGCGGGGGTGGGAAAGGGGCCTTAGCCCAGGGGGGCGGTTTCGACCTGGAACGGGCCTTTGCCGCTCTGGAGGGGGCCCTGCTCTCACGGTGA
- a CDS encoding alkaline phosphatase D family protein: protein MQVRLSRRKLLGLGVGLVGVSRGQAPLEPQGVFPIGVASGDPSPDGVVLWTRVAPEAFRPGEPIVVEVCESPEFLEPQGGLIETGFGPETDYTVRADLDGQLEPGRGYFYRFIYRGVTSPIGRTRTLHPPGTMPERLRLGLITCQEFGSGYYGALAHLAREELDAVIHLGDFIYEYSGDPRYRRERFLGRAFRLPSGSYLAVNLADYRALYRAYRSDPFLQQALAAHPWVFLWDDHEFANDTYWDPTTHAPGAPDHPFQGQPERLKKLRLEANQAWTEYVPARIVYDPMANEPHRQMSQYRRLAFGDLLELFVTDTRSYRSPHPCGEGGFGQRQFATCSAQMSPSQTMLGAEQYRWLAENLMQSPAKWRGLTSAVMFSPLRSGDLTLNTDGWDGYAAERQALLNAWARAGVHNLVVLSGDLHSALASQVSPTFKPGEPWLGAEFMAPSLTSPGPAETLRRLAFWPGNAFLEQANPHLNFFDGDINGYAVLEVTPEAVRYELYWVDKTQNRPDAPKRLARKLRYRPGRGLEAG, encoded by the coding sequence GTGCAGGTCCGGCTCAGTCGTCGCAAGTTGCTCGGCTTGGGAGTGGGGTTGGTGGGGGTGTCGCGGGGGCAGGCCCCGCTCGAGCCCCAGGGAGTTTTTCCCATCGGCGTAGCCTCCGGTGATCCAAGCCCGGACGGGGTGGTGTTGTGGACACGAGTCGCCCCGGAAGCCTTCCGGCCTGGCGAACCCATCGTGGTCGAAGTGTGTGAGTCACCGGAGTTTCTCGAGCCCCAAGGGGGCCTGATCGAGACCGGCTTTGGCCCCGAGACCGACTACACCGTGCGGGCCGACCTGGATGGCCAGCTCGAGCCTGGAAGGGGCTACTTTTACCGCTTTATCTACCGTGGCGTGACGAGCCCCATCGGGCGCACCCGCACCCTGCACCCACCCGGCACCATGCCCGAGCGTCTACGCCTGGGCCTCATCACCTGCCAGGAGTTCGGGAGCGGCTACTACGGGGCCTTGGCCCACTTAGCCCGAGAAGAACTCGACGCGGTGATCCACCTGGGGGACTTCATCTACGAGTACTCCGGCGACCCTCGCTACCGCCGCGAACGGTTTTTGGGGCGGGCCTTCCGCCTGCCGAGCGGAAGCTATTTGGCGGTGAATCTAGCCGATTACCGCGCTTTATACCGCGCCTACCGCAGCGACCCTTTTTTGCAGCAAGCCCTGGCCGCCCATCCCTGGGTGTTCCTGTGGGACGACCACGAGTTTGCCAACGATACCTACTGGGACCCCACCACCCACGCCCCCGGAGCCCCCGATCACCCCTTCCAGGGGCAACCCGAGCGCCTCAAGAAGCTCCGCCTCGAGGCTAACCAAGCCTGGACCGAGTACGTCCCGGCGCGGATAGTCTACGACCCCATGGCGAACGAACCCCACCGCCAGATGAGCCAGTACCGCAGGCTGGCTTTTGGCGATCTGCTCGAGCTATTCGTAACCGACACCCGCAGCTACCGCTCGCCCCACCCCTGCGGCGAGGGGGGCTTCGGACAGCGACAATTCGCCACCTGCTCGGCCCAGATGAGCCCTAGCCAGACCATGCTGGGGGCTGAGCAGTACCGCTGGCTGGCGGAAAACCTGATGCAAAGCCCGGCCAAGTGGCGGGGGCTGACCAGCGCGGTGATGTTCTCCCCCTTGCGTTCGGGTGATCTCACCCTCAACACCGATGGCTGGGACGGTTACGCCGCCGAGCGCCAGGCCCTGCTGAACGCCTGGGCTCGAGCCGGGGTGCACAACCTGGTAGTGCTGAGTGGCGATCTTCACTCCGCCCTGGCCTCGCAGGTCTCCCCCACGTTCAAGCCCGGTGAGCCCTGGTTGGGAGCCGAGTTTATGGCCCCCTCCCTGACCAGCCCCGGCCCTGCCGAGACCCTGCGGCGCCTAGCCTTCTGGCCCGGCAACGCCTTCTTGGAGCAGGCCAACCCGCACCTGAACTTCTTTGACGGCGATATCAACGGCTATGCCGTGCTCGAGGTCACACCCGAAGCCGTCCGTTACGAGCTGTACTGGGTGGATAAAACGCAAAACCGCCCCGACGCCCCCAAGCGTTTGGCCCGGAAGCTGCGGTACCGGCCTGGAAGGGGGCTCGAGGCTGGCTAG
- a CDS encoding universal stress protein encodes MYSKILMPTDGSNCSSKAIEQGLELAKTLGAQVTFVYVVEDPTRTLWISPEAVPYGLELIEDLKKAGNEALQAALQMAAQAGVSAQSKLLEGKPIDAILSEAKNHDLIVMGTHGRSGIDRLLLGSVTEGVLHRSEKPVLVIRSK; translated from the coding sequence ATGTACAGCAAAATCCTGATGCCCACCGATGGCAGCAACTGTAGCTCCAAGGCTATCGAACAAGGGCTCGAGCTGGCCAAAACCCTAGGTGCCCAGGTTACTTTCGTGTACGTGGTGGAAGACCCCACCCGCACCCTTTGGATCAGCCCCGAAGCAGTGCCCTATGGCCTCGAGCTAATCGAGGACCTCAAAAAAGCCGGGAACGAGGCCCTACAGGCGGCTTTACAAATGGCGGCGCAGGCCGGGGTGAGCGCCCAGAGCAAGCTGCTCGAGGGCAAACCCATAGACGCTATCTTGAGCGAAGCCAAGAACCACGACCTGATCGTAATGGGCACCCACGGGCGCAGCGGCATCGACCGGCTCTTGCTCGGCTCAGTGACCGAAGGGGTGCTGCACCGCTCGGAGAAGCCTGTGCTGGTGATACGTAGCAAATGA